One Oryza sativa Japonica Group chromosome 8, ASM3414082v1 DNA window includes the following coding sequences:
- the LOC4344557 gene encoding L-type lectin-domain containing receptor kinase IX.1, whose product MAAGVLMTKPFMAAAAAALVSLLVMLRCLPSVVATTVSFNYSSFSNASKNITLQGSAALAGAEWIELTKGKGNNLSSGGTMGRMVYTPPVQLWDAATGEVASFTTRFSFNITPKNKSNKGDGMTFFLVSYPSRMPYMGYGGALGLTSQTFDNATAGDRFVAVEFDTYNNSFLDPDATYDHIGIDVNALRSVKTESLPSYILIGNMTAIVDYNSNSSIMSVKLWANGSTTPYNLSSKVDLKSALPEKVAVGFSAATGSSFEQHQLRSWYFNLTLEQKQPTGQHSRGGVVAGATVGAILFIVLLFTMVAILVRRRQRKKMREEEEDDSEGDPIVEIEMGTGPRRFPYHILVNATKSFAAEEKLGQGGFGAVYRGNLRELGLDVAIKRFAKDSSKQGRKEYKSEIKVISRLRHRNLVQLIGWCHGRDELLLVYELVPNRSLDVHLHGNGTFLTWPMRINIVLGLGNALLYLHEEWEQCVVHRDIKPSNIMLDESFNAKLGDFGLARLIDHNVGVQTMTHPSGTPGYLDPECVITGKASAESDVYSFGVVLLEVACGRRPMSLLDNQNNSLFRLVEWVWDLYGQGVVLKAADERLNNDYDATSMECVMAVGLWCAHPDRYARPSIRAAMTVLQSNGPLPVLPSKMPVPIYAPPMASSEGQLSSSTGMSSSSLTITSITPR is encoded by the exons atggccgccggcgtcCTCATGACAAAACCGTTCAtggctgctgcggctgctgctctaGTCAGCTTGCTCGTCATGCTGCGCTGCTTGCCTAGCGTCGTCGCTACCACTGTATCTTTCAACTACTCCAGCTTCAGCAACGCGAGCAAGAACATCACCCTCCAGGGCAgcgcggcgctcgccggcgccgaatGGATCGAGCTCACCAAAGGCAAAGGGAACAACCTGTCGAGCGGCGGCACCATGGGCCGGATGGTGTACACGCCGCCGGTGCAGCTATGggacgccgccaccggcgaggtTGCCAGCTTCACCACGCGCTTCTCCTTCAACATCACCCCGAAAAACAAGAGCAACAAGGGCGACGGGATGACCTTCTTCCTCGTCAGCTACCCGTCGAGGATGCCGTACATGGGCTACGGCGGCGCCCTCGGCCTCACCAGCCAGACCTTCGAcaacgccaccgccggcgaccggtTCGTCGCCGTCGAGTTCGACACCTACAACAACTCCTTCCTAGACCCCGACGCCACCTACGACCACATCGGCATCGACGTCAACGCCCTCCGGTCAGTGAAGACCGAATCCCTGCCTAGCTACATCCTCATCGGCAACATGACCGCCATCGTCGACTACAACAGCAATTCGAGCATCATGTCGGTGAAGCTATGGGCAAATGGCTCAACGACGCCTTACAACCTCAGCTCCAAGGTTGATCTCAAGAGCGCCTTGCCGGAGAAGGTCGCCGTTGGCTTCTCGGCGGCGACGGGTTCATCCTTTGAGCAGCATCAGCTGCGTTCTTGGTACTTCAACTTGACGTTGGAGCAGAAGCAGCCAACAGGACAACATTCGCGTGGCGGAGTTGTAGCGGGAGCCACCGTCGGTGCAATTCTGTTCATCGTGCTCCTCTTCACCATGGTAGCAATCCTCGTACGACGACGTCAGAGAAAGAAGAtgagggaggaagaggaggacgacTCGGAAGGCGATCCCATCGTGGAGATCGAGATGGGGACGGGGCCGAGGCGGTTCCCGTACCACATACTTGTCAACGCGACAAAGAGCTTtgcggcggaggagaagctTGGGCAAGGCGGTTTCGGCGCGGTGTACCGTGGCAATCTGAGAGAGCTCGGCCTAGACGTTGCCATAAAGAGGTTCGCCAAAGACTCCTCCAAGCAAGGGAGGAAGGAGTACAAGTCGGAGATCAAGGTGATAAGTCGGCTGCGTCACCGTAATCTCGTGCAGCTCATCGGCTGGTGCCACGGCCGTGACGAGCTCCTCCTCGTCTACGAGCTCGTCCCCAACCGCAGCCTTGACGTCCATCTCCACGGCAATGGCACCTTCCTCACATGGCCAATgag GATCAACATTGTTCTTGGGCTTGGGAATGCTCTGCTCTACCTCCATGAGGAGTGGGAGCAATGTGTCGTGCACCGTGACATCAAACCGAGCAACATCATGCTGGATGAATCTTTCAATGCAAAGTTAGGCGACTTTGGTCTTGCAAGGCTTATTGACCATAACGTTGGGGTACAAACAATGACCCACCCCTCAGGGACGCCAGGCTATCTTGATCCTGAATGTGTGATCACAGGTAAAGCAAGCGCTGAGTCTGATGTCTATAGTTTTGGCGTTGTTTTGTTGGAAGTGGCATGTGGGAGGAGACCAATGAGCCTACTGGACAACCAGAACAATAGCCTCTTCCGACTGGTGGAATGGGTCTGGGACCTATATGGCCAGGGAGTCGTTCTCAAGGCAGCAGACGAGCGGCTCAACAATGACTATGATGCAACCAGCATGGAGTGTGTCATGGCTGTTGGGCTCTGGTGTGCGCATCCGGACCGATACGCACGTCCATCTATCAGAGCTGCCATGACGGTCCTCCAATCCAATGGACCACTACCAGTGTTACCATCTAAGATGCCCGTGCCAATATATGCACCGCCGATGGCCTCGTCAGAGGGGCAACTTTCATCATCGACAGGAATGTCATCCTCAAGTTTGACAATAACATCAATTACACCTCGCTAG